The genomic stretch CTGTAGTCCTTGGCCAGCCCCCAGACGTGTTCATCATAGGCTTGCAGTACATCGGCGTGCCGCCCCTGGCTGATGTAGAACAGCGCCAGATGCCACCAGTTGTGGCTGTGCATAAAGCTGTTCAGATCGCGCCATGTGTCCGCGACGCTTTCCAGAAAGACAATGCCGCCGGTCACGTCGCCGCGCGTCAGATAGATATGCGCCAGCGCGTGATGCGCCCATGGCTCGTCATGGCGCAGTTGCATGGCGCGGCGCGCGGCGGCTTCGGCCTGATCCAGCAGGTGACATTCCTCGTATCCGAAGGCCAGCATCCCGTGGGCATAGGCGATGTCGTCAGCCCCTGGAAAGGCGCGGGTGGCAATGCGCAGCATCGCGGGAAAGTCGCCGGTGTTGAACGTGTGGTACTGGCCCAGTTTCAGCATCACCATGTCGCGCGGATAGCGGCGGATGGTTTCCTCGCACAGGGCAATCAGTTCTGGAATCCGACCGTCGTGGAACAACCGCGCGGCGTTCACCGTGGCCTGTTCGCGCGGGGTGGCGTTCGGGGCGGCAGCTTCGGCAGCCTTCAGAAAGGGCGCGGCCAGTTTCGGGGCAACGGGGGCTTCCAGCAGCATATACAGGATCGCGGCATAGGCGTTGATCAGCGCGCAATCGGGCGCGGCTTCTGCGGCCTTCAGCACGTTGGTGGCCTTGGTCTGAAAGCTGATGAAACCGTGCACAAAGTCTTCGATGCCTTGCAGGGCGGCATTATCGGCACCGGTGACGGGTAGGCCATAGAGGTCGGTCATCTCAGGCATTCAAATCCCTCCAGCACGGCAAAAGGTCGTCCGGCTCAGCGTGGGCCAGATAGACGCCGCGTGCAATGGCCCGTGACAGGCAGACCGCAGCGGCATGGCCGATCACCGACAGGTCGCGGTGATCATCCTGCATGGGCCGCGCGCCGGTGGACAGGGCAAAGACCAGATCGCCGTCGCCGGGGCTGTGCGCAGGCACGCAGGCGCGGCCGATGCCGTCATGCGCGGCCCATGCAACACGCTGGCATTGCGCCTTTGTCAGGGCGGCATCGGTGGCGACAATGGCGATGGTGGTGTTGGCGCGTTCGATCACCGCACTGACCTTGCGGCTGTCCAGCGTACGTCCCAGCCCGCTGGCGGGGTCGGGGCCAAGGCCGCCGAATTCACCATCAATCTCGAAGGGGGCGGCCCAGAAATGTGTGTCGCCCGGTGTGGTCACGGCCCCCATCGGGTTCGCCGCCACCAGCGCGGCCACGGTCGTACCATCCGGCAACACCAGCGATGCCGAACCCAGCCCGCCTTTCATCATCGCCGTAATCGCCCCGGTGCCCGCACCAACGCTGCCCAGATCAAAGCTGTCGCTGGCGG from Pseudosulfitobacter sp. DSM 107133 encodes the following:
- a CDS encoding tetratricopeptide repeat protein; this encodes MPEMTDLYGLPVTGADNAALQGIEDFVHGFISFQTKATNVLKAAEAAPDCALINAYAAILYMLLEAPVAPKLAAPFLKAAEAAAPNATPREQATVNAARLFHDGRIPELIALCEETIRRYPRDMVMLKLGQYHTFNTGDFPAMLRIATRAFPGADDIAYAHGMLAFGYEECHLLDQAEAAARRAMQLRHDEPWAHHALAHIYLTRGDVTGGIVFLESVADTWRDLNSFMHSHNWWHLALFYISQGRHADVLQAYDEHVWGLAKDYSQDQVGAVSLLARLDFAGIDVGDRWADVVAHVAQRGADTVSPFLTLQYLYGLGRTDDRAAMNVLMQAITDRAADSTLHDYRAWAEVALPAAQGIVAHANRDWAEAARLMGIALPRLAECGGSHAQRDLFDQIHLDALMENGDVARAQQVLEMRRTYDPDGVPLNRMLAEVYARNGLPELAAQAQGRATR
- a CDS encoding P1 family peptidase, producing MTPGPRNLLTDVPGLRVGNATDQVLKSGATIVTADTPFTASVAVMGGAPGTRETDLLQPDKSVAAVDALVLSGGSAYGLDACSGVVDGLRAMGRGYRIADAVIPLVPGAIIFDLLSGGDKDWDENPYRKLGRAALEAASDSFDLGSVGAGTGAITAMMKGGLGSASLVLPDGTTVAALVAANPMGAVTTPGDTHFWAAPFEIDGEFGGLGPDPASGLGRTLDSRKVSAVIERANTTIAIVATDAALTKAQCQRVAWAAHDGIGRACVPAHSPGDGDLVFALSTGARPMQDDHRDLSVIGHAAAVCLSRAIARGVYLAHAEPDDLLPCWRDLNA